TGACGCTGATAGCATAGAAGTATATGAGAGAAGAGTATATCAGGGAAGGCCTGACTTGGAAAGAAAATTTCAAATATTTTTAGGGTTGCTTGTAAAAGAGATAAAATCTACACAAACAACAGCAATTTAACCCCGATTGTTCATAGACGAACAGAATTCTAGCAGAATGTTGGAAATTTCCCGAGGTATGAACCCCGATATCCTAATCGGGGTGAATAATCGGGGTTAAGTAAATGATTCTATGGATAATTTTAACTCTGATTATCCTAATCGGGGTTAAGCTGAAATTTAACATTGTTTCTTGCTATATATATATATATGGAGAATTCGTAGGACATCAAACTTCTGAATTAACCATAGTTCTTAGTTATATTGAAATTTTTTACCCTCTAGTTTTTGGGTTACCAACAACCAATTCAATTTTGCTTTAACTATTTCTTCCGGGTGAGTTGATATTCTGTTGTGTGCAGTTCCTTGAAGTGTAATAAGATTAACATCAGCCCCTGAACTTTCAAATAACTTTACTGTCTCGTTTTTTGTTGATTGTTTAATCATAGGGTCGTTACTATAATATATAATCAAAATTTTCTTACCTTTCAATTCATTTAGACTTAAGATGGGACGGAAGTTGTCAGGGTAGGGAAGCCCAAGTTGAATTATTGCTCTCCCAGATTCATAATCTGTCTCTGCCAATTTCATACAAAATTCTAACCTCTTACGTTCAGTTTGATCTTCTGTATGAGATTCCCCACGAAATAAGGCTTGAGGGATTTTAGCAACAAAATAACCTGCCGCAAGTTCCGGCAAACTGGCTACAACTGATACAGCAGAAAAAAATGTTGCCCTTACCATGTCGGAGCTTCCATTTGCAACAATCCCCAATACTTGTTTGTAAGCTTTTTTATAAGCATATTTGTTAGATCTTTTAATATTGAGCATTACCATGAATGCCAACCGTCCACCCATACTGTGTCCATTTATCACTATTCTTTTATTAGGGTTCATGGTTGCTATTTCCACCACAGATTTTGTTATTACGTCAGCATAATATTCGAGGGAATAATCTTTAAATTCACTTAAAGGTCTTATAATTCTATCCCCCAAATGTCCCGGAAGTGTTAAGGCTATTGTTTCAAGTCCATTTTCTGCATTAAGTATATTATGTAGATTTGTATATAAAGGATGCTGATTAGTTCCGTTTAAACCGATCTCAATCATATCTTTTAATTCCGTGTTAATGGCGCTTCCAATAGGGGCATATCTTAATCCATATATAAATTCCTGATTGCCTATATGAACCTGGAAATCAGTTCTGCTAAAAACTGATTCATTAAGATTAACTATGCTTAAAAAGCGTGTTAATGGTTGTGTACTAACAGGAAATGTTATTTGCATTTTTAATATACCTTCAACCTTATATAAGAATTATCATGAGTTGTTTTCACCCCCGATTATGATAATCGGGGTTCATGTATCTGTTTCGACGTAGCAACAGCAAAATTTCAGAGTTTGATAACAATTTTAACCTGAAATTTTAAAAAAAAGATGAAGATAAGCATTCACAGAAACTGTTAAAAAAATATTTTCTATCAATCATAAAAAAATAAAAAAAGGAGTTATCACATGTCAATAACAACAAATAGAATAAAAAATCTTATTTCAAATTATTTTTTAAGAGAAAGAGTCAAATTAGCCGACTCACAATTACAGCATCTAAGAGGATTTTATGATGATGTTCTGCGGCTTTCAGATGATGTTGGTCTTTCTGGTGAAGATATAATTAACTTGAGCCGCATTGAATTGTCTTTAGGCATGGAGAGTACTGCGCGTTCAAGGTTAAATTCATTGACAAAATGCTATTTGAGAAAAAAGCGTATGTGGTCAGAGGAAGATATTAGAAATTGTTTATTTCTTGCTTCTTCAGAAAAACTTTCGGTTCAAGATCGTTCAGTTCTGCTTTCGGTTTCTCTTGATGGAATAATGAATGATTATATTCTAAACCCTGTAGTAAACTCTGTTATAGACGATGATGAGGCGGGAATAGTAAAAACAGATTATAAATTTATGGATGCCGTTAATCTTTATTACACAAAAGCTGCTTTATCAATTTTATCTTTAAATTATCAATCGAACGATGCTGCTCGACAGCTTCTTTCCATGATTTTGGACGATAATAAAATATCTGTTGATAATATTAGAAAAAAGATTCTTGCCTCGCAGGAGGAATATGAGGAATATTCGGAAAAGTTTCAAACAGCATTAACTGATTTCCTTGCAGGGCTTGATGTGATAATTGATGAAATAGACAAAAGAATATTGGCCTTGTTTGCTCCTTGTATTGCAATAGTTAACGGAGAACCGGATCGCGCAAATAAAATTTTGGAGGAAGCTGTTGCAGCGGCAAGGGAGCGTAAAGATGATAATGCGTTAATTTCTTTGGCATATAGTTACAGTTTGCGTGGGATGATTCTTAAGGCAAAAGAACTTTTGCATTCTGTATTGAAATCTTATATGGATATTGATGACCAATATTTTTTTCTTGTTTTGAAGGATTTATCGGTCACGGATCAATTGGAAGCAATTAATAAAATTCTTGAGACTATAAGAAGTAAAAAAAATGTAGAATTTTACTTACTTGAAGCGGCTATTGTTTGCCTTAAATTGGGACATTGTAACATGGCTTCAGATCTGTTGGATGAAGTCAATAGAACGATGCCTTCAGAGACTGAAAAGGGACTTATTTATAAAATATTCTTGATAAACAGAATGGCTGTTGCGCTTTACATAGGTGGTCGTAAGGAACAGGCTAAAGCGATGTTTTTTAGCGCGCTTGCATTAGCAAATGCAATTCAAGAAAAAATGGACAGGATGTTAGGCGATACAACTGTTGATAAAATAAATAAATATAAAAAATTATTATCAGATGAAATACAATCAGATGAATGCCGAGAAATGATTGAAACAGAATATTTAGAAATGGAAGCTTTTGAATTATTAATTCCTACGGCAATACTGCTTGAGGAAAGTGCCATAGCAAAAGATTTACTTAGCAAAAATGTTATTTCACCATATTGTAAAGGAGAGTATGATGAGACCGCATTTTCTAATATACTTATATTGGTGGCTGATGCGATAGAAAGCTGACGAGTAAACCCTGCGCCAAGAGCGCAGAGCATTTTAGTTATCTTCTATTTCGATAAAAAGAATGAAAACCTCTTGGCCTTTGATCCGGAGGTGCTTCAAACCCGCGAGCATTGCTTAATTCGGTATGTTTGGTTATAGGTAAAATACTGCGCATTAGTCTTTCAATTTTTTTTATATCTCCATGCTGATCTGGAGTCGCAAAAGAGATGGCGTTCCCTTCATGTCCTGCTCTGCCTGTGCGTCCTATGCGATGCACATATTTTTCTGAATCTTCTGGCAGGTCATAATTTATAACAAGTTCAATTCCTTTAACATCTATTCCACGGGCGGCAATGTCTGTTGCGACAAGTATGCGATATTTCCCTGTTTTAAATCCTTCCAAAGCTTCGCGTCTTTGAGTCAGAGATCTTCTTGAGTGAATTGTTGTTGTATTGTAGCCTAGTGATCTTAATCCTATTGTAACTCGTGTTGCGCCTATCTTTGTTCTTGTAAATACAAGGACAGCGCCTCGATATTGATCAAGAATTTTTGCGAGAAGTTTTGGTTTTTCCTCTTTTTTAATGATAAAAACTTCCTGCCTCACTTTTTCCGCAGGGGTCCCTGATTTTGCGATCTCTATACTAACAGGAAGTTTCATATAAGAAGCCGCAATTTTCACGATCCTTTCGGGAATAGTTGCGGAAAAAAGCATTGTCTGTCTTTCATGTGGCAAATGTTGTAAGATTTTGTCAATTTGTGGCGCAAAGCCCATATCAAGCATTAGGTCTGCTTCATCCAGGACTAAAATCGCGACATCATCTAGTCTAAGATTTCCCTGTCTTAAGTGATCAATTAATCTGCCAGGAGTTGCAATAATTATACGAGGATTTCTGCGAAGCTCTTGTATTTGATTATAAATAGAAGCTCCGCCGATAAGAACCGCGGTTCTCATTGAAAGGAGTTTGCCAAGTTTATATATTGTTTCTTCAACCTGGATAGCAAGTTCACGTGTTGGCACAAGAATAAGTCCGCGAGCCTGAAGGGAGACAAGGCGTTGAATCATGGGGATTCCAAATGCCAATGTCTTTCCGGTTCCTGTCTGCGCAATTCCTACGATATCTTTTGCATCAATTGCAATAGGAATTGCCTTTGCCTGAATAGGGGTGGGGACTTTAAATTTCATCCGATCAAGTATCTCAATAATTTTTGGAGCAATCCCAAGCCCGTAAAAACTACTTTGATTTCCTTGATTTGATTGGTTATTCATATTATACAGTATAACACAAAAAAATATCCCATGTTCATGCCGAACAATATTAACCCCGATTATTCATACCAGGTGGTTTACTTTTTACAATTTTTGCAATAAGAATCATGCATACATTTAACAAAAGATCTTACAATTACAAAAATAATCATCAGTAGTATTATCTGACCAAACAATGTCCAACTCATTTTATATCCCCTCCTTTTGAGTAATTAGTGTGAGTCCCCACACCAAAGATTTTTGGTGTGGGGATGAGTGTGTGTATTTAGAGGTTAGCTAAGGACTAAAGACTCGCGCTTACACTATTTACTCTTCTCTTTATGTTCAGTCTTATTTTAACCCAAACATAAAAACAAGAGCAATAATTATGCGATAAACACCAAAAAAGATAAAAGAGTGCTTTTTTATGTATCGCAATAAAAATTCTATACTAAAAAGAGCAATAATAAATGATACGACAAACCCAATAGCCAAAACACCTATTTGATTTAGTGTAAAAGAATGTCCGGTTTTTAAAACATCTAAAGCCGATGCTGCAAGCATAGTAGGTACTGCAAGCAGGAAAGAAAATTCAACAATAGTTTTTCTTTTAAGCCCAAGAGAAAGTCCTCCTATTATTGTTGCGGCAGATCTTGAAACTCCCGGGAACATTGCAAACGATTGAAAAAGACCTATTGTGATGCACTTTGAATAGGGGATCTTTGAAATATCTTCTACTGCCATTTCACTTTCTTTATGGAAAAGCTCAAATATAATCAAAAAGATACCACCCAAAAGAAGAGACCATACAATTATGGTTTCATTAGATATCAAATATCCTTTGATAAATTTATAAAGAGTAAAACCCAAAATCGCGGTTGGTATAAATGCGGCAATTATTCTTTTTAGACTTTCAAAATCAACCAAAAATCTTTTCCAGTAAAGGACTAAAACGGAAAGAATCGCGCCAAATTGAATAATTATCTCAAAGCTTTTTACAAAGTCAGATTGGGCAATATTTAAAACCTTTGCGGCAAGCACCATATGCGCAGTTGACGAGATAGGCAGAAACTCCGTAATACCTTCAACAATTCCGATTATTATGCTGTGGAGTATATCCATGGAGTGTATTATAGCAGATAGGGAGAAAATGCAAATATATATCCTTGTATGAGTTTACCTCGATTATGATAATCGGGGTTTAGTTTTTTCAAAGGTTCCAAAAAAAGAATTTTGTTGCCATCCGAAAACTTATATGTAAGCAGAAGTTTTCTACAGCCAAAAAAATCTCATTAGGAATAACAGGTACATGTTCTTCACTTTATTCGGAAAACGATTTGCGGAAACGCCATAAACCAACTGCAAAAGAGACTACTCCCAGCGTCAATAAAGAACAAAAATCTTTCCACATGAAACAAATAGAGTTCCCTTTTAAAAATACTCCGTGAGCTAAATTTAGATAATATTTTAGAGGAGAAAAGCTTATTAACCCCTGCATTACCACAGGTAATGATTCAACGGGGACATACATGCCGGACAATAAAAGTATCGGCAAGATAAGAAGAAAAGATATTAAGATTGTTTCAGAAAGACTGTTGGATACAGTGGCGATAAGCAATCCATAGCCTGTTAAAGTAAAAATATAAAGCAGCGTTACTATAAATAGATCCCAGATGGTTCCTGCCAGAGGTACGCCTAAAGGCATCAAGACTACAAATAAGGCTATAAAAACGACCATAAAAATTACTCCCATCATAGTAATAATTTTAGGCAGTATAATTTCATATGTCTTTAAAGGTGAGATCATCAGTTGTTCAATTGTGCCAAACTGTTTTTCGTTGACAATAGCTGTGGTTATAAGCACCAGGCCTAAAAGCGTAATGACTGTATACAATTCCTGCAAAGAGAGGACCCAGCCTTCATTAAGCGATGTATTGGAGTAAAAAAATGGGCGCATCTGTACATCTGGCACTTCTTGTCTGCCTCCGGACCCTTTTAATCTGGCGGTCCATAAATCGATATTATATTCTGAAATGATGCTGTGAATGTAGTTTAAAGCAATTTCCGAGGCATTGCTGTTTGTTCCATCCAATATAATTTGCAGATTGGCGGTTTTGTTGGCAGCAATATCGCCTGCAAAACCCTTTGGGAATGTAATCGCCGCAGAGACGGTGCCGTCTTCTATAAGTTTTTTTAATTCATCTTCTTCATTAATGTAAGTTTTTACATGAAAATATGGCGAGCGGAACCGACGCACAATTTCCTGGCTTTTTACGCTGCGATCCATATCATAAATGGCCAGAGGGAAAAAATTAGGATCTGTAGACGTTGTGCTGGTTTGATAAATGTCAAAAGTCGAAAAATAAAGGACTACCAATAATAAAACCGTGTTTCTTAAAAAGAGAAGATATTCCTTTCTCATTAAATTAAACCATTTATAAAACATATCAGCCAATCCTTTTTTTGAAAATTAAGATGGAAGCGCCGTAAAAAACGATACAGGAAAGCAATAACATTATTAGGCTGTTTTGCACATCATAAAAATCTGCGCCCCTGATCATAACTTTTCTTGCGACATCGATATAATGGGTTATAGGCAGCAAATAAGAAATAACTCTGTTATCTTCGCTTAAACATATTACAGGCGTAAGAATTCCACTGTAAGTGAAGGTGAATGTCAAAGTGAGAATTGTTGTCAGCAATATGGCTGTGGCCTGGCTGGTTATAAAAA
This candidate division WOR-1 bacterium RIFOXYB2_FULL_36_35 DNA region includes the following protein-coding sequences:
- a CDS encoding undecaprenyl-diphosphatase UppP — its product is MDILHSIIIGIVEGITEFLPISSTAHMVLAAKVLNIAQSDFVKSFEIIIQFGAILSVLVLYWKRFLVDFESLKRIIAAFIPTAILGFTLYKFIKGYLISNETIIVWSLLLGGIFLIIFELFHKESEMAVEDISKIPYSKCITIGLFQSFAMFPGVSRSAATIIGGLSLGLKRKTIVEFSFLLAVPTMLAASALDVLKTGHSFTLNQIGVLAIGFVVSFIIALFSIEFLLRYIKKHSFIFFGVYRIIIALVFMFGLK